In the Lysinibacillus sp. PLM2 genome, one interval contains:
- a CDS encoding ImmA/IrrE family metallo-endopeptidase has protein sequence MWLKTKVDKLIKKFNTYNPFEMATSLNIHIVEWDLHEDINGFYQYEKRNRIIYINSKLNDELKKIVCAHELGHAVLHTKISTPFMRSNTLLSINKIEREANRFAAELLIPDDSFIEYNNIYDIASLHNVPLELVKLKCEKLFL, from the coding sequence ATGTGGTTGAAAACAAAAGTTGATAAGTTAATAAAAAAATTCAACACATATAACCCATTTGAAATGGCAACCAGTCTAAACATACATATTGTAGAGTGGGACTTACATGAAGATATAAATGGTTTTTACCAATATGAGAAAAGAAATAGAATTATTTATATCAATAGCAAATTAAATGATGAATTAAAAAAAATAGTTTGTGCTCATGAATTGGGCCATGCGGTACTGCATACAAAAATAAGTACACCATTCATGAGATCAAACACATTGCTTTCAATTAATAAAATTGAACGCGAGGCTAATAGATTTGCAGCGGAACTATTAATTCCAGATGATAGTTTTATAGAGTATAACAACATTTATGATATAGCTTCTTTGCATAACGTCCCACTAGAATTAGTGAAGCTAAAATGTGAGAAGCTTTTTTTATAA
- a CDS encoding site-specific integrase yields MARQQLNKTKKENIYWYKEGKYKKFAYRYRFYDYNGKRREKTKQGFENERDAELALTELKAEILKGNLQQVESNNLTIQQWISTWYTRNVAKWKVSTIAQYSNAIERHIIPELGQLKIARLTRSRYQEFIDSLTTKYSVSTVRTIHSVFNSAIYAAVEDEILTRNKISKINLPQFKSKRLEISEDEILNEEEITRLIDFVKENESETHYTLLVLLATTGMRKGEALALRWNDIDFDNNVITITRTRDHLGERTAKTENSVRSIDASSSLINHLKKYKRWSIEKKLRLGIKLDDEDHVLINAKTAEPISRSLPNQLMERAFEFGAIKRVTPHSLRHTYASLLISKGIPVTTVAKIIGDTVEVVLKVYAHSLRKKEKEAVKIIDETINF; encoded by the coding sequence ATGGCTAGACAACAATTAAACAAAACAAAGAAAGAAAATATTTATTGGTATAAAGAAGGTAAGTATAAGAAGTTTGCATACCGTTATCGTTTTTATGATTACAACGGAAAACGAAGAGAAAAAACTAAACAAGGTTTTGAAAATGAACGAGACGCAGAATTAGCATTAACAGAATTAAAAGCGGAGATTTTAAAAGGAAATCTACAACAAGTTGAAAGTAATAATTTAACTATTCAACAATGGATATCAACTTGGTATACACGTAATGTAGCAAAGTGGAAAGTCAGTACTATCGCTCAATATAGCAATGCAATTGAACGACATATTATTCCTGAACTTGGTCAACTTAAAATTGCTAGACTAACAAGGTCTAGATACCAGGAATTCATCGATTCATTAACTACTAAATATTCAGTCTCCACGGTTCGCACAATACATTCGGTGTTCAATAGCGCTATATATGCAGCGGTAGAAGATGAAATTCTCACAAGGAATAAAATATCAAAAATCAATCTACCTCAATTTAAGTCAAAACGTCTTGAGATCAGTGAAGACGAAATATTAAATGAGGAAGAGATAACACGTTTAATTGATTTCGTAAAAGAGAACGAGAGTGAAACCCATTATACTTTGTTGGTTCTTTTGGCAACAACTGGCATGAGGAAAGGTGAAGCTTTAGCTTTACGTTGGAATGACATTGATTTTGATAACAACGTTATTACAATAACTCGAACACGCGATCATCTTGGTGAACGTACAGCTAAAACTGAAAATAGCGTTAGAAGTATAGATGCCAGTTCCTCGCTTATAAATCATTTAAAAAAGTACAAGCGATGGTCAATAGAAAAGAAACTAAGATTGGGAATTAAATTGGATGACGAAGATCATGTATTAATTAATGCTAAAACAGCAGAACCTATTTCACGTTCGTTACCAAATCAATTAATGGAAAGGGCTTTTGAATTCGGAGCAATTAAACGAGTAACTCCCCATTCCTTGCGTCATACCTACGCTTCTTTATTAATTTCAAAAGGTATACCTGTAACGACCGTAGCTAAGATTATAGGAGATACTGTAGAAGTAGTATTAAAAGTCTATGCACATTCGTTGCGTAAAAAGGAAAAAGAAGCGGTAAAAATTATTGATGAAACTATCAATTTTTAG